A stretch of Mustelus asterias chromosome 24, sMusAst1.hap1.1, whole genome shotgun sequence DNA encodes these proteins:
- the LOC144511076 gene encoding olfactomedin-4-like: MKMLSLLLIAAAVLPSNGNNVNGSVNSDGVCVCSVILPDNSFPVEKVEYLETAYQELSINVQREISKVQEYTRTLSVHTSKLLNLTRRVEVVENGHSYTELDFELLKLEIREMLSLTSQLKISLNGSNSVIDRLYSEIMNMSQVVNQLESLDKNNVLAIRREIAALRKRLQDCEEQRDSQTPASIDYGSCDHNGLLNVSNPVVIQLNYRGFSYKYGGWGKDPAPPSSKKDVYWVAPLETNARTFYYYRLYSSHDDLLLYTNEISKSVTRNPGQGSGMVLYNNSMYYNCYNSRYMCRVNIDTNTVQTQTLTGAAYNNRFSYTGVTYQDIDFAVDESGLWVIYSPEDKVGYAAISKINVTSFTLERTWVTRLFKPSVTNAFLICGVLYAIRPVDLRSEEIFYTFDTRTGEEGKLSIKMDKVMEKLQNVNYNPSDHKLYVYNDGYQLTYDVTFKPN, translated from the exons ATGAAGATGTTGTCCCTTCTGTTGATCGCAGCTGCTGTCCTGCCGTCG AACGGTAACAATGTCAACGGGTCAGTTAACAGCGATGGGGTCTGTGTTTGCTCCGTGATCTTGCCTGATAACAGCTTCCCGGTGGAAAAAGTGGAATATTTGGAAACGGCGTACCAGGAGCTCAGTATCAACGTACAACGTGAAATCAGCAAG GTGCAGGAGTATACGAGGACTCTCTCTGTGCACACGAGCAAACTGCTGAATCTGACCCGACGTGTGGAGGTGGTGGAGAATGGACACTCCTACACCGAGCTCGACTTTGAGCTGCTGAAACTGGAGATCCGGGAGATGTTGTCACTCACTAGTCAGCTGAAGATTTCACTCAATGGCAGCAACAGTGTGATCGATCGGCTTTACAGTGAG ATTATGAACATGTCACAAGTTGTCAACCAGTTGGAGTCGCTGGATAAGAACAATGTGCTGGCAATCCGCAGAGAGATTGCGGCACTGAGGAAACGCCTACAGGACTGTGAGGAGCAGCGGGATTCACAAACCCCCGCCTCCATCGACTACG GGAGCTGCGACCACAACGGCCTCCTTAACGTATCCAACCCCGTCGTGATACAGCTGAACTACAGAGGGTTTAGTTATAAATATGGAGGCTGGGGCAAAGATCCAGCTCCACCCTCCAGTAAAAAGGACGTGTACTGGGTGGCACCGCTCGAAACAAACGCACGGACGTTTTACTACTACAGACTCTATTCTTCACACGATGATTTGCTGCTCTACACAAATGAAATAAGTAAATCAGTTACCCGTAATCCTGGGCAGGGCAGTGGAATGGTTTTGTACAACAACTCCATGTATTACAACTGTTACAATTCCAGGTACATGTGCAGAGTCAACATAGACACAAACACTGTACAGACCCAAACACTTACAGGCGCCGCTTACAACAACCGGTTTTCCTACACAGGTGTTACATACCAAGACATTGACTTTGCTGTAGACGAGTCTGGCCTGTGGGTCATTTACAGCCCCGAAGACAAGGTCGGATACGCTGCTATTAGTAAAATTAATGTGACCTCCTTCACATTGGAAAGGACATGGGTGACCAGGCTGTTCAAACCCAGTGTGACCAATGCCTTTCTGATCTGTGGGGTGCTGTATGCAATTCGGCCCGTGGACCTCCGGTCTGAGGAGATTTTCTATACGTTTGACACCAGAACTGGGGAAGAGGGTAAGCTTTCAATAAAGATGGATAAAGTCATGGAGAAACTGCAAAATGTTAACTACAACCCATCTGATCACAAACTCTACGTGTACAACGATGGCTACCAGTTGACTTATGATGTGACATTTAAACCTAATTAA